The DNA segment AACGGAAAGCGAACAAGGAGATGGTTGACCGTAAATACAAATACGGAGCGATCGCTTTGTTGTTCCCTCTAGGATATGCATTGATCGATTCGCTTGGGACGTTCGCGGATGCGTGGGTCTTCGACAGAGGCATGGACGAAATGCAGGCAAATATTTCCTATGAATTGACATGGCTGATCGTTGCCGTTCTGGCTTGGGTTTATCTAGTCTGGATCAAGAAGGAGACGTTCGCCCTACGCGATCAGAAAGACCGTGGCTTGGCAGCCATCTTTGAAACGTTGGGGCAGTTCTTCTATGTGTTTGCGATCAGCGCGAACGCAGTCATCGTTGCGCCGCTGATTTCTTCCTATAGTATGGTGTCCGTCATCCTTTCGCGGATTTTTCTGAAGGAAAAACTGACCGCAAAACAATACGCGGTCATCGCAATGATCATGGTAGGGATCTTTATCCTAGGATTCGAATAGGTTTGTGCAAAAAAGCGGCCGGTTGGTCGCTTTTTTGCGTTGTACCGGACTGTTGGGGGGCGCACGGCCAAACAAGGGGCGCACGCGTCCTCCGACCAAGCGTCCTCCGGCCAGAGGACGCTTGGTCGGAGGACCGGATGAGGATTGGGGCGTCAACTCCGGGGAACGCAAGTCTGGCCGGAGGAACTGCCTGAATATTACCATCCAACTCAGGTGAAAGACACTTTCGCCGGAGTTGGCATGCCTTCAACAATCTTCCTTTTTGTGGATTCCGCCGAAATAAGCGATAATAAAAGTGAAAGAACGCGAAGGAAGGGAACGCATATGGATATGGAATCGCCGCAACAATCAGAAAAAGACAAGGGGCTATTCGGACTCAGCCTCGCAGGCGGGGGCCTGAAGTCCTTTGCGCAGCTTGCCGTCCTTCATGATCTCGAGAAGCATCACATCAAAATCGATGCCGTGGCAGGCACTTCGATGGGGGCGGTCATAGCGGCTTTGGTGGCCAACGGTCTGACGGCATCCGAGATCGAGGAAACATTACTGGACGCGGAACGGGAATTTGCCGATCGCGGCGTCTTCAGCAGGCCCGCCTATCTGCTCTTTCAGCATGTTCGGGAACACAATAACGGCTTCGTTGAATTGCAGAATCTGCAGCAGATGGCCTGCCAATTATTTGAAAAAATAGGCTGCCGGATGCTTTCCGATTGCCGTTTGCCTGTCGCAATCACGACTGTTGACATCCATACAAGCGAACTGATTGTCTTCACCAACAAACCCGAATTTTTCACGAGCCCGACCGGAGATTGGCTCATCTATCCGCATGATATCGAATTGGGGATGGCCGTGGCGGCATCGTGTGCGTTTCCGATGGTTTTTTCCACTGCGGAAATCGACGGGAGACAGTTGGTCGATGGCGGGGTGATGATGAATTTGCCCATCCCACTTTTTGACCGTTCGCTCTTTAGCGTGCTGATGTCCGTGTCGATGATCTATGATGCGGTCGACCGGCAACTGGAATCGCCGTTCAATGTCGCGATCCAAAGTTTGGATATTCTGATCCGGCAGATGGATCGCCAATTGACGAAGCAGGCGGATATCCAGGTGAACTTCCCGATTGAACCACAGCTTGTCTTTAAGGTGGGGGCCGGTCAGGATGTCATCGCCATCGCCAATGAGATGCTGCGGAATAATCCGATCGACTACAGAATGTTGGAAAATCATCGGCAAGAGCGGTGAAGCCGAATGCAGATGAGATGCGCAGCCAGCCGGCCGGAGGTGGACCGCAACTCCGGCGGGAGAGCTCTTATCGGAGTTCAGGATAGTGAGAATTCCTGTCCTCCCGTGAACAACGCCTCACCGGAGGACACGGAAGAAAAGCAGTCAGAACTCCGGTGAACAATCCCTCGCCGGAGTTCAAGCTGCCGGTTGCCGACCGTCAGCTGGCGCTGAATCAAAAAAGAACGCACAATCGGCAGATTGTGCGTTCTCGCATGAAACGATTAGTCTTCCGGCCAAACTTCTTTGGCGATTTCCACAACGTGGCGTACTTTAGCCCATTGTTCTGCTTCCGTCAGCAAGTTGCCTTCTTCAGTGGAGGCGAATCCGCATTGCGTGCTCAATGCCAATTGATCCAAAGGCACATATTTGCTGGCTTCTTTGATGCGGGCTTTGATTTCTTCTTTGTCTTCCAGTTCCGCCGTTTTCGAAGTAACCAGGCCCAATACGATGCGGCCTTTGCCTTTGAAGAAGGCAAGTGGCTCGAAACCGCCGGAACGATCGGTATCATATTCCAGGAAGTAACCGTCGAAGCTTGTTTGTCCGAACAGCTCTTCTGCGATCGGATCATAAGCGCCTTCCAATGAGTGGTGGGATTTGTAGTTACCGCGGCAGACATGCGTCGTCAAAACAAGGTCGGCCGGTTTCGCTTCGATGATGGCTTGAACGTTCTCAGCGGCAACGCGTTTGGAAGCTTTGTATTCTTCCGTATCATCCGCGAAGTTGCAAAGGAAGCCCCAGTGCACATCGTCCAATTGCAGGTAACGGCAGCCCAGATCGTAGAAAGCCTGGACAGCGTCGATGTAAGCTTGCTGCACGTCCGCCTGGTACGCTTCGACCGAAGGATAGATTTCCTCGTTGCGGTAGCCCGGATAAAAGACTTCGTTCGGGCTGGGGATCGTGAATTTCGTCACGCCTTGATCACCGACGATTTCGTTCAATGATTTGAATGCAGCCAGAAAAGGGTGATTCGGATTGAAGGAGATTTTGCCGACATTGCGGAAAGCGTACTTGCGGACTTCAACATCCCCGAAATCATAGCCGTGTTCCGGCACATAGCCTTCAAAGCCGTTCAGGTTTTCGATGAAATCGATATGCCACCACGAGCGGCGGAATTCGCCGTCAGTGAAACCTTTCAAACCGTTTGCCTTTTGATCTTTGACCAATTTCGTGATTTCTTCTGTTTCCACTTGATCCAAAGCGGCTGCGTCGATTTCGCCGGCTGCAAATTTCA comes from the uncultured Trichococcus sp. genome and includes:
- a CDS encoding EamA family transporter, which gives rise to MWFIFAIVSVLAWGTADLFYKKGSDPKDKYSYLKIVIMVGAVMGIHAVYVMLTSGVVYEPINMLTYLPVSSMYILSMAVGYAGLRFLELSISSPVQNSSGAISGLLTFIFLGQSMTGIQFFAVGLITIGVILLSVFEQRFAEAERKANKEMVDRKYKYGAIALLFPLGYALIDSLGTFADAWVFDRGMDEMQANISYELTWLIVAVLAWVYLVWIKKETFALRDQKDRGLAAIFETLGQFFYVFAISANAVIVAPLISSYSMVSVILSRIFLKEKLTAKQYAVIAMIMVGIFILGFE
- a CDS encoding patatin-like phospholipase family protein, which encodes MDMESPQQSEKDKGLFGLSLAGGGLKSFAQLAVLHDLEKHHIKIDAVAGTSMGAVIAALVANGLTASEIEETLLDAEREFADRGVFSRPAYLLFQHVREHNNGFVELQNLQQMACQLFEKIGCRMLSDCRLPVAITTVDIHTSELIVFTNKPEFFTSPTGDWLIYPHDIELGMAVAASCAFPMVFSTAEIDGRQLVDGGVMMNLPIPLFDRSLFSVLMSVSMIYDAVDRQLESPFNVAIQSLDILIRQMDRQLTKQADIQVNFPIEPQLVFKVGAGQDVIAIANEMLRNNPIDYRMLENHRQER
- a CDS encoding 5-methyltetrahydropteroyltriglutamate--homocysteine S-methyltransferase — its product is MTTAEKTTTLPFRADHVGSFLRTEPLKEARLKFAAGEIDAAALDQVETEEITKLVKDQKANGLKGFTDGEFRRSWWHIDFIENLNGFEGYVPEHGYDFGDVEVRKYAFRNVGKISFNPNHPFLAAFKSLNEIVGDQGVTKFTIPSPNEVFYPGYRNEEIYPSVEAYQADVQQAYIDAVQAFYDLGCRYLQLDDVHWGFLCNFADDTEEYKASKRVAAENVQAIIEAKPADLVLTTHVCRGNYKSHHSLEGAYDPIAEELFGQTSFDGYFLEYDTDRSGGFEPLAFFKGKGRIVLGLVTSKTAELEDKEEIKARIKEASKYVPLDQLALSTQCGFASTEEGNLLTEAEQWAKVRHVVEIAKEVWPED